A region of the Candidatus Sysuiplasma jiujiangense genome:
CCATACAGATAACTTCATACGACCATTAATGACTGTATAACAATTAAAGTTTAATGATACTCACAGTAGCAACCAGAACCACGGAGGTACCCGTGATATCGGCAGTCCTTGGCTTATACCTCACAGCGATGCTGCTGCTGATTGGCTCGATAAGCAGTGGCTCTGTGGACCCCGCGAGATCCTTCGGACCGGCAGTAGTCTCAGGCAATCTCCTTCAGGGAAAGTTCTATCAGTGGATTTACCGGGTTGGCCC
Encoded here:
- a CDS encoding aquaporin — encoded protein: MILTVATRTTEVPVISAVLGLYLTAMLLLIGSISSGSVDPARSFGPAVVSGNLLQGKFYQWIYRVGPVLGGILRSFAFKFMNGYGAKIHC